The following proteins are co-located in the Candidatus Protochlamydia naegleriophila genome:
- a CDS encoding F-box-like domain-containing protein — protein sequence MNNVSTTVTIHTLPYEVLESILSYTNYPSAISLVCKEWYEISQNPQTALALLKDRKIRLGIEEVFEKSKYTDNKDRVTEIQTLFLTRLRLTLNESLITDEQFNLFKSLPPSTGTFLHFNELEQDLNLLKLFAVLEKQVKDSLIKPQNSAEEKGSVHQQANHIREILKQNPAALKTITEIDLSQTGMTVVPEELNLLTEVTSVSLDNNNIHMLPTNFGSAWAKLTSLHLGFNRIERLPANFGQEWVELKSLNLSHNALTSLPDQFGMTWSKIFKIGLEKNKIASIPSKFGAAWNNVNVINLSSNLLDHLPEKFGANWIKLQCFEVHKNHSVIDVAQLKKQWPRIIICK from the coding sequence ATGAATAATGTCTCTACAACTGTTACAATTCATACTCTTCCATACGAAGTTCTAGAGTCTATATTATCTTATACGAACTATCCCTCTGCAATTTCACTCGTTTGTAAAGAGTGGTACGAGATTTCTCAAAATCCTCAAACAGCCCTTGCTCTTTTGAAAGATCGTAAAATTCGATTGGGGATCGAAGAGGTTTTTGAGAAGAGTAAGTATACAGATAATAAAGATAGAGTCACTGAGATACAAACACTTTTTCTGACTAGGCTCCGCCTGACTTTGAACGAATCCTTAATTACAGACGAGCAATTTAATCTTTTCAAATCATTACCCCCTTCTACCGGCACATTTTTGCATTTTAATGAATTGGAGCAAGATTTAAACTTGTTGAAATTGTTTGCTGTACTTGAAAAGCAAGTAAAGGATTCACTGATAAAACCTCAAAATTCCGCTGAAGAAAAAGGATCTGTTCATCAGCAAGCTAATCATATTCGTGAGATTTTAAAACAAAATCCAGCCGCTTTGAAAACAATTACTGAAATTGATTTATCTCAGACTGGGATGACAGTTGTACCTGAAGAACTTAATTTATTGACAGAGGTGACTTCTGTTTCTTTGGACAATAATAACATTCACATGCTACCAACCAATTTCGGATCAGCTTGGGCTAAGTTGACGAGTTTACATCTGGGATTCAATCGAATTGAGCGCCTCCCTGCAAACTTCGGCCAAGAGTGGGTAGAATTAAAATCGTTGAATCTATCACATAATGCTCTAACTTCTCTTCCAGATCAATTTGGTATGACTTGGTCAAAGATCTTTAAAATTGGACTAGAAAAAAATAAGATAGCAAGCATCCCTTCCAAGTTTGGCGCGGCATGGAATAATGTTAATGTCATCAATCTATCCAGTAATCTTTTGGACCACTTGCCGGAAAAATTTGGAGCAAATTGGATAAAGCTTCAATGCTTTGAAGTTCACAAGAATCATTCAGTAATCGATGTTGCACAATTAAAGAAACAGTGGCCAAGGATTATCATTTGCAAATAA
- a CDS encoding nucleic acid/nucleotide deaminase domain-containing protein, which yields MKDYRRSTNEREGIFTQQSIKNLCSGNINFVSNEEHLHAEIRLLRFLYKTYGYSKNNNPLTIDLGISKLCCKLCAAGISAIKDAHNHVNIKYRGCHGNFYYGWKPSITLFLSNTRFPYFVGQEAFKIYENNDRNFRKDKRNKDKECEENKVILDGLKDLRVYEGFLPDLSDSFIVRMWATAAHQSDSPVPVNTTESPQDDSLSDEEGLLSDKNSLSICSIDD from the coding sequence ATGAAGGATTATCGTAGAAGTACAAATGAAAGAGAAGGGATTTTCACACAACAATCAATCAAAAATTTATGCAGTGGCAACATAAATTTCGTATCAAATGAAGAGCATTTGCATGCAGAAATTAGGTTACTTAGGTTTTTATACAAAACATATGGTTATAGTAAAAACAACAACCCACTGACAATAGATTTAGGTATATCAAAATTATGTTGCAAGCTCTGTGCTGCAGGAATATCTGCTATCAAAGATGCACACAATCATGTGAATATCAAATATAGGGGGTGTCATGGGAATTTTTATTATGGATGGAAACCCTCCATTACTTTATTCCTAAGCAATACGCGCTTCCCATATTTTGTGGGTCAAGAGGCTTTTAAAATATACGAAAACAATGATAGGAACTTTAGAAAAGATAAAAGAAATAAAGATAAAGAATGTGAAGAAAATAAAGTTATTTTAGATGGGCTAAAAGATTTGAGGGTTTATGAAGGCTTTTTGCCTGATTTATCCGATAGCTTCATTGTTCGTATGTGGGCAACAGCAGCTCACCAATCAGATTCACCCGTCCCAGTAAATACGACCGAATCGCCACAAGATGATAGCCTGTCTGATGAAGAGGGATTGTTAAGTGATAAGAATTCTTTATCAATTTGTAGTATAGACGATTGA
- the traD gene encoding type IV conjugative transfer system coupling protein TraD, translated as MGMIHTVTEGGQIWTHRVRMFKQVLKIGGMVSCLIWVLLFSYQMSQISHLFYQASWYHLKANYYVSASIDNMFVDTQTWKKIAHEKRPSGSSISATKVYNSTKPYVNQLIEIGKSQAAQTSLMTSIAFILLILFFFIKGKLSKKKQHVSGKQIVSTWKLRWMLIFKRLGSKIKLGPIPLVKGSETQHILVTGGTGSGKTNCFHHILPQIRKKKQKAIIIDSTGTFVNRYYRDGKDIILNPCDPRSASWHPWCECRDRLDYESIAEGFIPQSHSENDNYWRTAARSLLSSALLKLESIQRTSELTNKLLFEPLSQLAEFVQGTKAAAHIDLTSEKTAGSVRSVASSFLNNLEFLQDTKTPFSIRKWIEQDDDSWLFLSCTPIQRSALNPLISSWFSVAVRSLMQLNTSFDRKVWFVIDELPSLNKLKDLETFLSESRKYGGCALLALQSPAQLHAIYGSSGSKTILGNCATKIIFSEQDPEIAEQISKIFGEREIKEYQEGLSYGANDVRDGVNLSLQTRSLSLVSSTEIQFLERNQAYIKLAGNIPIAKIKFKIVK; from the coding sequence ATGGGCATGATTCATACAGTAACTGAAGGTGGACAAATTTGGACACATCGTGTCCGCATGTTTAAACAGGTCTTAAAAATCGGGGGGATGGTTTCTTGCTTAATTTGGGTATTGCTGTTTTCTTATCAGATGAGTCAAATATCCCATTTATTCTACCAGGCGTCTTGGTATCACCTAAAAGCTAATTACTATGTATCAGCTTCAATAGACAACATGTTTGTAGATACTCAAACTTGGAAAAAAATTGCGCATGAGAAACGACCTAGTGGCTCGAGCATTAGTGCGACAAAAGTCTATAATTCTACGAAGCCTTACGTGAATCAACTGATTGAAATCGGAAAGTCTCAAGCCGCGCAAACAAGTCTAATGACTTCCATTGCTTTTATCCTTCTTATCCTTTTCTTCTTTATTAAGGGTAAACTGTCGAAGAAAAAGCAGCATGTCTCAGGAAAGCAGATTGTTTCTACTTGGAAATTGAGATGGATGCTCATTTTTAAGAGACTCGGCTCTAAAATAAAATTAGGTCCAATTCCTCTTGTCAAAGGAAGTGAAACACAACATATTTTGGTTACTGGTGGCACGGGGAGTGGTAAAACGAATTGTTTTCATCATATTCTCCCTCAAATCAGAAAAAAGAAGCAAAAAGCAATCATTATTGATTCGACTGGCACATTTGTTAATCGGTACTATAGAGACGGGAAAGATATTATACTGAATCCGTGCGATCCAAGAAGTGCTTCTTGGCATCCTTGGTGTGAATGCAGAGATCGACTCGATTATGAATCAATCGCAGAAGGATTCATTCCGCAAAGTCATTCAGAAAATGATAACTATTGGAGAACAGCAGCCCGTTCTTTGCTGAGCTCAGCACTTCTGAAATTAGAGTCGATACAAAGAACGTCAGAGTTAACTAACAAACTTTTATTCGAGCCCCTTTCTCAACTAGCTGAATTTGTGCAGGGCACGAAAGCGGCCGCTCATATTGATTTGACTTCAGAAAAAACAGCTGGATCTGTTAGATCTGTGGCTAGTTCGTTTCTCAATAACTTAGAATTTCTACAGGATACGAAAACACCGTTTTCAATCCGTAAGTGGATCGAACAAGATGACGACAGTTGGTTATTTTTATCTTGTACTCCTATTCAAAGATCAGCACTGAATCCTCTTATTAGCTCGTGGTTCTCGGTAGCAGTAAGAAGTTTGATGCAGTTAAATACAAGCTTCGATCGAAAAGTTTGGTTTGTAATCGATGAGCTTCCCTCATTAAATAAGTTGAAAGATTTAGAAACATTTTTATCTGAGAGTCGTAAATATGGAGGGTGTGCTCTTTTAGCCCTCCAAAGTCCTGCTCAGCTTCACGCTATCTATGGATCCAGTGGATCTAAAACGATACTTGGTAACTGTGCAACAAAAATTATCTTTTCTGAACAAGACCCTGAAATTGCAGAACAAATTTCAAAGATTTTTGGTGAAAGAGAAATTAAGGAATATCAAGAAGGTTTGTCTTATGGGGCTAATGATGTAAGGGACGGAGTGAATCTATCTTTGCAAACGAGAAGTCTATCGCTGGTCTCTTCAACAGAAATACAATTTTTGGAAAGAAACCAAGCTTATATAAAACTAGCCGGAAACATTCCAATTGCGAAAATTAAATTTAAAATTGTAAAGTAG
- a CDS encoding tetratricopeptide repeat protein: MFKFFILLFFSLSLLNFSSVQGVSKYGVKEGIKRAGILRKIEQGNNDEAIEELKYFAEKDDEKMQCVLAHLYLKKNDVEQAMHWLEKSARQGYGESQFQLGMLYSDNYILYSNKIKVNHEKARFWLEHAADQDHLLAQFSLGKMYYDGCGEAIPQNFLKAAYWFKKSAIQGCVESQFYLGMMFFFGDGVGQDQEHAFYWFEKGAKQNHNPSACNLALCYLEGIGTKKNQVKAKEWLEKCAKNGNLLAPIVLEKLKRRNSVSEPEKPSS, from the coding sequence ATGTTTAAATTTTTTATTCTCCTTTTTTTTTCTCTTTCATTACTAAATTTTTCATCAGTTCAAGGAGTATCTAAATATGGTGTAAAAGAAGGCATTAAAAGAGCAGGTATTTTAAGAAAGATTGAACAAGGAAATAACGACGAAGCCATTGAAGAATTAAAATACTTTGCTGAGAAAGATGACGAAAAAATGCAGTGCGTTTTAGCTCATCTTTACTTAAAGAAAAATGATGTTGAACAAGCGATGCATTGGCTTGAAAAATCTGCACGCCAAGGTTATGGCGAGTCACAGTTTCAGTTGGGAATGCTCTATTCAGATAACTACATTCTCTATTCAAATAAGATCAAAGTAAACCATGAGAAAGCCCGCTTTTGGCTTGAGCATGCGGCAGACCAAGATCACCTATTAGCGCAGTTTTCTTTAGGAAAAATGTATTATGATGGATGTGGGGAGGCTATTCCACAAAATTTCTTGAAAGCGGCTTACTGGTTCAAAAAATCGGCCATACAAGGCTGTGTTGAATCTCAATTTTATTTAGGAATGATGTTCTTTTTTGGTGATGGTGTGGGACAAGATCAAGAACATGCTTTTTATTGGTTTGAAAAAGGAGCTAAGCAAAATCATAATCCATCTGCATGTAACCTAGCACTATGCTACTTGGAAGGTATTGGAACAAAAAAGAACCAGGTAAAAGCTAAAGAGTGGTTGGAAAAGTGTGCCAAGAATGGAAATTTATTAGCACCTATAGTCTTGGAAAAATTAAAAAGGAGAAATAGTGTTTCCGAGCCTGAAAAACCATCAAGTTAA
- a CDS encoding ParA family protein encodes MHKIAIANQKGGCGKTTASINLAAGLAYAGQKVLLIDLDPQGNSTIGLGVKTDNRQTVAELLCQEDCFLNDVVQDTYIEGLHIVPADMSLAISDVKLAHIQAKEFALRSKLQDIKYDYVIIDTSPGYINLLTNAILAAEHIILPFGLDYFNLAGMQTFLETINRTNKKAGSLVGHKAEVLGVLFTQFKITTNHSRQVFDAILELFGDKVFKARIPENVKLKESQAFGKAIYDLDHNCPAAKAYNEFTTEFMEKLSYVRN; translated from the coding sequence ATGCACAAAATAGCTATAGCGAATCAAAAAGGGGGCTGTGGGAAAACTACGGCTAGTATAAATTTAGCTGCTGGATTAGCATATGCGGGACAAAAGGTCTTGCTAATAGATTTAGACCCCCAAGGAAATTCAACTATCGGTTTAGGGGTTAAAACCGATAATAGACAAACCGTTGCTGAATTACTATGTCAAGAGGATTGTTTTTTGAATGATGTTGTGCAAGATACCTATATCGAAGGATTGCATATTGTTCCTGCGGACATGTCTTTGGCTATTTCAGATGTAAAATTAGCTCATATTCAAGCAAAAGAGTTTGCTTTGAGAAGTAAGCTTCAAGATATTAAATATGATTATGTGATCATCGATACATCACCGGGATATATTAATTTATTAACTAATGCAATATTGGCGGCAGAACACATCATTTTGCCATTCGGACTGGACTATTTCAATTTAGCTGGTATGCAAACGTTTTTAGAAACAATCAATCGAACAAACAAGAAAGCTGGCAGTTTAGTTGGACATAAAGCTGAAGTGTTGGGAGTTCTTTTCACTCAGTTTAAAATAACAACAAATCACTCTAGACAAGTGTTTGATGCTATTCTTGAACTTTTTGGAGATAAAGTGTTTAAAGCACGTATTCCAGAAAATGTAAAATTGAAAGAAAGCCAAGCATTTGGTAAAGCCATATACGATTTAGACCATAACTGCCCAGCGGCAAAAGCATATAATGAATTTACGACTGAATTTATGGAGAAACTCAGCTATGTCAGGAATTAG
- a CDS encoding IS256 family transposase, with translation MKENLILEDKNRPSIEFKNSLEEVLREGARKLLEQAIENEIQDYIEQFKGLKTEENRRVVTRNGYLPERFIQTGIGEVLVKQPRVRDKRKDQKFSSQILPPYLRRTSSLDALIPALYLKGISTGDFGEALEAILGENAKGLSPTNIVRLKEGWEKDFKEWQGRDLREKQYVYFWVDGIYFNIRLSEDRPCLLVIIGALDNGKKELVAIHDGVRESKLSWKEVLQDLKIRGLSTPPKLAIGDGALGFWAALEEEFTETSEQRCWVHKTANVLDKMPKRVQTHAKKLVHDIYMAPTKQEGLRAFDVFIKVYEAKYPKACECLLKDKQELMTFYDFPAMHWQHIRTTNPIESTFATIRHRTRQTKGCGSRLATLTMVYKLAISAEKHWKRLKGHELISKVIKGVPFKDGEEVKDQEQIA, from the coding sequence ATGAAAGAGAATCTCATTTTAGAAGATAAAAATCGACCATCAATTGAATTTAAAAATTCTTTAGAGGAAGTGCTAAGAGAAGGAGCTAGAAAGCTTCTAGAGCAGGCGATTGAAAATGAAATTCAAGATTATATCGAACAATTTAAAGGACTTAAGACAGAAGAGAATAGAAGAGTTGTTACCCGTAACGGTTATCTACCAGAGCGCTTTATTCAAACGGGCATTGGCGAAGTCTTAGTTAAACAACCAAGAGTTCGAGATAAAAGAAAAGATCAGAAGTTCAGCAGTCAGATTTTGCCGCCTTATCTAAGGAGAACATCAAGCTTAGATGCTTTGATTCCAGCACTTTACCTTAAAGGAATCTCAACAGGTGATTTTGGGGAAGCATTAGAAGCTATCCTTGGAGAAAATGCTAAAGGGCTGTCGCCAACTAATATTGTTAGATTAAAGGAAGGCTGGGAAAAAGACTTTAAGGAATGGCAAGGAAGAGATTTAAGAGAGAAGCAGTATGTCTATTTTTGGGTAGATGGCATTTATTTTAACATTCGCTTAAGCGAAGATCGTCCTTGCCTTCTTGTGATCATTGGGGCGTTAGATAATGGTAAAAAAGAGCTTGTTGCCATTCATGATGGGGTAAGAGAGAGCAAGCTGTCCTGGAAAGAAGTGTTGCAGGATTTGAAGATAAGAGGGTTAAGTACTCCTCCTAAGCTAGCGATAGGAGATGGAGCGTTAGGATTTTGGGCAGCTCTAGAAGAAGAATTCACAGAAACAAGCGAGCAAAGATGTTGGGTGCACAAAACAGCCAATGTTTTAGATAAGATGCCTAAGCGAGTGCAAACACACGCTAAAAAGCTGGTTCATGATATTTATATGGCCCCAACCAAACAAGAAGGCTTAAGAGCATTTGATGTTTTTATCAAGGTTTATGAGGCAAAATATCCGAAAGCTTGCGAGTGTTTATTAAAAGATAAGCAAGAGCTCATGACTTTTTATGATTTTCCAGCCATGCATTGGCAACATATCAGAACAACGAACCCAATTGAGTCGACATTTGCGACGATTCGGCATCGAACTAGGCAAACGAAAGGATGTGGATCAAGACTAGCAACTCTTACAATGGTCTATAAACTAGCAATCTCAGCAGAGAAGCATTGGAAACGATTAAAAGGTCATGAATTAATTAGCAAAGTCATCAAAGGGGTGCCATTTAAGGACGGAGAAGAAGTCAAAGATCAAGAGCAAATAGCGTAA
- a CDS encoding DNA/RNA non-specific endonuclease — protein MLFHKNWAGKIGKSKKLKMHIRASWVPILGCGFILGVISQHIQTFRAYTDNIIKKIEVEKTSVSHFQSKDETKYQAVVNQPKSFFHVNRTGYSLAYDASRRNPHWVYEHLSADSIQVNANRSHANFKEDDNIPAHLKATLVDYKGFGFDRGHMAPAADHRSSEKAMSDTFFMTNMCLQCPELNRGYWSKLEKHVRNLTQKYNSIHVITGPLYLPYQEADGKRYVKYQVIGPNNVAVPTHFFKVLNLEKKQGKSVNIAYILPNERIDSNVPLEKFQTTVQKVEQAAGIVFTN, from the coding sequence ATGCTATTTCATAAAAATTGGGCTGGGAAAATCGGAAAATCGAAAAAATTAAAAATGCATATTAGAGCATCATGGGTTCCCATACTGGGTTGTGGCTTCATTTTAGGTGTCATAAGTCAACATATTCAAACTTTTCGTGCATACACTGATAATATTATCAAAAAAATAGAAGTTGAAAAAACCTCAGTCTCTCATTTTCAATCGAAAGATGAAACCAAATATCAAGCTGTAGTGAATCAACCTAAATCTTTTTTTCATGTCAACAGAACAGGTTACTCGTTGGCTTATGATGCCAGCCGTCGTAACCCACATTGGGTATACGAGCATCTTTCAGCAGATAGTATCCAAGTGAACGCAAACCGCTCTCATGCTAATTTCAAGGAAGATGATAACATCCCTGCACATCTCAAGGCAACTTTGGTCGATTATAAGGGCTTTGGATTTGACCGTGGTCACATGGCACCAGCAGCTGATCATAGATCAAGTGAAAAAGCTATGTCTGATACATTCTTCATGACTAATATGTGTCTCCAATGCCCAGAACTCAATCGGGGATATTGGTCTAAATTAGAAAAACACGTCAGGAATCTAACGCAAAAGTATAACAGCATACATGTAATTACAGGACCACTTTATCTACCTTATCAAGAAGCTGATGGTAAACGCTATGTTAAATATCAAGTGATTGGTCCCAATAACGTTGCTGTGCCTACCCACTTCTTTAAGGTTTTAAACTTAGAGAAAAAACAGGGGAAATCGGTAAATATTGCCTATATTTTGCCGAATGAACGGATCGACTCTAATGTACCATTAGAGAAATTCCAAACAACTGTTCAAAAAGTAGAGCAAGCGGCCGGAATTGTCTTTACAAATTAG
- a CDS encoding DNA/RNA non-specific endonuclease, translated as MQFQKKLKGKFVISKNLGLSFKASWIPLIGCGFVLGVISQHIQTFSAYTDTVIKKIEVETTSAPHFQPNGETGYQPAMNQPRSFFRIDRSGYALAYDASRRNPQWVYEHLTTDSIQGNANRSHANFKEDDNIPPHLRATLVDYRGCGFDRGHMAPAADHRSSERALCHTFFMTNMCPQCPELNRGYWSKLEKHVRDLTQQYNNMRK; from the coding sequence ATGCAATTTCAAAAAAAATTGAAGGGAAAATTCGTGATATCGAAAAATCTAGGCTTATCTTTTAAAGCATCATGGATTCCTTTGATTGGCTGTGGCTTCGTTTTAGGTGTCATAAGTCAACATATTCAAACTTTTAGTGCATATACCGATACCGTTATCAAAAAGATAGAAGTTGAAACAACCTCAGCTCCTCATTTTCAGCCAAATGGTGAAACTGGATACCAACCTGCAATGAATCAACCTAGATCATTTTTTCGTATCGACAGATCGGGCTATGCTTTGGCTTACGATGCCAGTCGCCGCAACCCACAATGGGTATACGAACATCTTACAACAGATAGTATTCAAGGAAACGCAAATCGCTCTCATGCTAATTTCAAAGAAGATGATAATATTCCACCTCATCTCAGAGCAACTTTGGTCGATTATAGAGGCTGTGGATTTGATCGTGGCCATATGGCACCCGCTGCGGATCATAGATCAAGTGAAAGAGCTCTGTGTCACACATTCTTCATGACTAATATGTGTCCCCAATGCCCAGAACTCAATCGGGGATACTGGTCTAAATTAGAGAAACACGTCAGGGATCTAACGCAACAGTATAACAACATGAGAAAGTAA
- a CDS encoding CT583 family protein, translated as MSGISDLKNKAKLSFDEMFSDVLPVNPNVESSSLPAIVRNFHFSDKLEPEEEEQIEGLLLEGVLPEISSNELDADINEIKRATSEIKAIQKQGVVLAGERIFKVREILKFYKDGTFNKWLDLALGSRKTGYNLLAYFDFYTKLPNEEFKNKFQCIPQKAAYILASREGDIQKKLDIINSSKELKSDDIISKIKNDLPVKTSKSTSQKSNSKLIRSLQGILSQICEGKDDLSEEDRLELVSLKLILDKAIG; from the coding sequence ATGTCAGGAATTAGTGATTTAAAAAATAAGGCGAAATTATCTTTCGATGAAATGTTTAGCGACGTTTTGCCTGTAAATCCAAATGTTGAATCTTCCTCTTTACCAGCTATCGTAAGAAATTTTCATTTTTCTGATAAATTGGAGCCTGAAGAAGAAGAACAAATTGAGGGATTACTTTTAGAGGGGGTTCTTCCAGAAATTAGCTCAAATGAACTTGATGCTGATATTAATGAAATTAAGAGAGCCACGTCTGAAATCAAAGCGATTCAAAAGCAAGGGGTTGTCTTAGCTGGAGAACGAATTTTTAAAGTACGTGAGATCTTAAAGTTCTATAAAGATGGCACGTTTAATAAATGGTTAGATTTGGCTTTAGGCTCTAGAAAGACGGGATACAACTTACTAGCGTATTTTGATTTTTATACTAAATTACCCAATGAAGAATTTAAAAATAAATTTCAATGCATTCCACAGAAGGCAGCCTATATATTGGCATCTAGAGAAGGTGATATTCAGAAAAAATTAGATATTATCAATTCTTCTAAAGAACTCAAAAGTGATGATATCATTTCTAAAATTAAAAATGATCTACCCGTAAAGACATCTAAAAGTACATCTCAAAAATCTAACTCAAAATTAATTCGTTCACTACAAGGAATTTTGAGTCAGATATGTGAAGGTAAAGATGATTTATCGGAAGAAGATAGATTGGAATTAGTATCTCTTAAGTTAATTTTAGATAAAGCTATTGGCTAG